The following proteins are co-located in the Carassius auratus strain Wakin unplaced genomic scaffold, ASM336829v1 scaf_tig00214714_1_2670353, whole genome shotgun sequence genome:
- the LOC113092809 gene encoding rhomboid-related protein 1 isoform X2 yields MDRSSLFQLIQEQLDPEQTGFIAVENFTSLAEHHELQLDPSKLEMLLALVQSNEHGDVCYQELIELLNSKRSSSFRRAIANGRRTLQREILLDETGLGVYKRFVRYVAYEILPCETDRRWYFHQTKLCPPPVFMAILTVVQIIVFMCYGVMLNKWVLQTYQPDFMKSPLVYHPGHRAQIWRFFSYMFMHVGLEQLGFNALLQLMIGVPLEMVHGILRISLLYMAGVIAGSLTVSITDMRAPVVGGSGGVYALCSAHLANVVMNWAGMKCPYKLLRMVLALVCMSSEVGRAVWLRFSPPLPSSGPQPSFMAHLSGAVVGISMGLLILRSYEESLHKQCSWWVLIFSFITFLLFAIFWNIFAYELLGVQIPPPP; encoded by the exons ATGGATAGAAGCTCTCTGTTTCAGCTCATACAAGAGCAG CTGGACCCAGAGCAGACTGGTTTCATAGCAGTGGAGAACTTCACCAGTCTAGCGGAGCACCATGAGTTACAGCTGGACCCCAGTAAACTGGAGATGCTGCTGGCGCTGGTCCAGAGCAACGAACACGGAGACGTCTGCTACCAGGAGCTCATAGAACTG ctgaaCAGTAAACGTTCCAGTAGTTTCCGCCGAGCCATTGCAAATGGGCGTCGCACTCTGCAGCGAGAGATCCTATTGGATGAGACGGGGCTGGGCGTGTACAAGCGCTTCGTGCGCTACGTGGCCTATGAGATCCTGCCATGTGAGACGGACCGCCGCTGGTACTTCCATCAGACCAAACTCTGCCCTCCTCCCGTCTTCATGGCCATCCTCACCGTTGTACAG aTCATAGTGTTTATGTGTTACGGCGTGATGCTCAATAAATGGGTGTTGCAAACCTACCAGCCGGATTTCATGAAGAGCCCGCTGGTGTATCATCCCGGACACCGTGCACAAATCTGGAGGTTCTTCAGCTATATGTTCATGCATGTTGG gttagAGCAGTTGGGTTTCAACGCTCTTCTCCAGCTGATGATTGGAGTTCCTCTGGAGATGGTTCATGGGATCCTGAGGATCAGTCTGCTGTATATGGCAGGAGTCATCGCTG GTTCTCTGACGGTGTCCATCACAGATATGCGTGCTCCGGTGGTGGGCGGGTCCGGCGGGGTCTATGCGCTCTGCTCAGCACATCTCGCCAACGTTGTAATG aACTGGGCCGGTATGAAGTGTCCATACAAATTGTTACGTATGGTTCTTGCACTTGTTTGCA TGAGTTCAGAGGTGGGCCGTGCCGTATGGCTGCGCTTCTCCCCGCCCCTCCCCTCCTCCGGACCGCAGCCCAGTTTCATGGCTCATCTGTCGGGCGCAGTGGTGGGCATCAGCATGGGGCTTCTGATCCTGCGGAGCTATGAGGAGTCTCTGCATAAACAGTGCTCCTGGTGGGTCCTCATCTTCTCCTTCATCACCTTCCTCCTCTTCGCCATCTTCTGGAACATTTTCGCTTACGAGCTGCTGGGGGTACAGATCCCGCCCCCTCCCTGA
- the LOC113092809 gene encoding rhomboid-related protein 1 isoform X3: MDRSSLFQLIQEQLNSKRSSSFRRAIANGRRTLQREILLDETGLGVYKRFVRYVAYEILPCETDRRWYFHQTKLCPPPVFMAILTVVQIIVFMCYGVMLNKWVLQTYQPDFMKSPLVYHPGHRAQIWRFFSYMFMHVGLEQLGFNALLQLMIGVPLEMVHGILRISLLYMAGVIAGSLTVSITDMRAPVVGGSGGVYALCSAHLANVVMNWAGMKCPYKLLRMVLALVCMSSEVGRAVWLRFSPPLPSSGPQPSFMAHLSGAVVGISMGLLILRSYEESLHKQCSWWVLIFSFITFLLFAIFWNIFAYELLGVQIPPPP; this comes from the exons ATGGATAGAAGCTCTCTGTTTCAGCTCATACAAGAGCAG ctgaaCAGTAAACGTTCCAGTAGTTTCCGCCGAGCCATTGCAAATGGGCGTCGCACTCTGCAGCGAGAGATCCTATTGGATGAGACGGGGCTGGGCGTGTACAAGCGCTTCGTGCGCTACGTGGCCTATGAGATCCTGCCATGTGAGACGGACCGCCGCTGGTACTTCCATCAGACCAAACTCTGCCCTCCTCCCGTCTTCATGGCCATCCTCACCGTTGTACAG aTCATAGTGTTTATGTGTTACGGCGTGATGCTCAATAAATGGGTGTTGCAAACCTACCAGCCGGATTTCATGAAGAGCCCGCTGGTGTATCATCCCGGACACCGTGCACAAATCTGGAGGTTCTTCAGCTATATGTTCATGCATGTTGG gttagAGCAGTTGGGTTTCAACGCTCTTCTCCAGCTGATGATTGGAGTTCCTCTGGAGATGGTTCATGGGATCCTGAGGATCAGTCTGCTGTATATGGCAGGAGTCATCGCTG GTTCTCTGACGGTGTCCATCACAGATATGCGTGCTCCGGTGGTGGGCGGGTCCGGCGGGGTCTATGCGCTCTGCTCAGCACATCTCGCCAACGTTGTAATG aACTGGGCCGGTATGAAGTGTCCATACAAATTGTTACGTATGGTTCTTGCACTTGTTTGCA TGAGTTCAGAGGTGGGCCGTGCCGTATGGCTGCGCTTCTCCCCGCCCCTCCCCTCCTCCGGACCGCAGCCCAGTTTCATGGCTCATCTGTCGGGCGCAGTGGTGGGCATCAGCATGGGGCTTCTGATCCTGCGGAGCTATGAGGAGTCTCTGCATAAACAGTGCTCCTGGTGGGTCCTCATCTTCTCCTTCATCACCTTCCTCCTCTTCGCCATCTTCTGGAACATTTTCGCTTACGAGCTGCTGGGGGTACAGATCCCGCCCCCTCCCTGA
- the LOC113092809 gene encoding rhomboid-related protein 1 isoform X1, producing the protein MFTVRESFALKTGWFSPSVGVQLDPEQTGFIAVENFTSLAEHHELQLDPSKLEMLLALVQSNEHGDVCYQELIELLNSKRSSSFRRAIANGRRTLQREILLDETGLGVYKRFVRYVAYEILPCETDRRWYFHQTKLCPPPVFMAILTVVQIIVFMCYGVMLNKWVLQTYQPDFMKSPLVYHPGHRAQIWRFFSYMFMHVGLEQLGFNALLQLMIGVPLEMVHGILRISLLYMAGVIAGSLTVSITDMRAPVVGGSGGVYALCSAHLANVVMNWAGMKCPYKLLRMVLALVCMSSEVGRAVWLRFSPPLPSSGPQPSFMAHLSGAVVGISMGLLILRSYEESLHKQCSWWVLIFSFITFLLFAIFWNIFAYELLGVQIPPPP; encoded by the exons ATGTTTACTGTACGTGAATCATTTGCTCTGAAGACTGGCTGGTTCTCTCCTTCTGTTGGTGTTCAGCTGGACCCAGAGCAGACTGGTTTCATAGCAGTGGAGAACTTCACCAGTCTAGCGGAGCACCATGAGTTACAGCTGGACCCCAGTAAACTGGAGATGCTGCTGGCGCTGGTCCAGAGCAACGAACACGGAGACGTCTGCTACCAGGAGCTCATAGAACTG ctgaaCAGTAAACGTTCCAGTAGTTTCCGCCGAGCCATTGCAAATGGGCGTCGCACTCTGCAGCGAGAGATCCTATTGGATGAGACGGGGCTGGGCGTGTACAAGCGCTTCGTGCGCTACGTGGCCTATGAGATCCTGCCATGTGAGACGGACCGCCGCTGGTACTTCCATCAGACCAAACTCTGCCCTCCTCCCGTCTTCATGGCCATCCTCACCGTTGTACAG aTCATAGTGTTTATGTGTTACGGCGTGATGCTCAATAAATGGGTGTTGCAAACCTACCAGCCGGATTTCATGAAGAGCCCGCTGGTGTATCATCCCGGACACCGTGCACAAATCTGGAGGTTCTTCAGCTATATGTTCATGCATGTTGG gttagAGCAGTTGGGTTTCAACGCTCTTCTCCAGCTGATGATTGGAGTTCCTCTGGAGATGGTTCATGGGATCCTGAGGATCAGTCTGCTGTATATGGCAGGAGTCATCGCTG GTTCTCTGACGGTGTCCATCACAGATATGCGTGCTCCGGTGGTGGGCGGGTCCGGCGGGGTCTATGCGCTCTGCTCAGCACATCTCGCCAACGTTGTAATG aACTGGGCCGGTATGAAGTGTCCATACAAATTGTTACGTATGGTTCTTGCACTTGTTTGCA TGAGTTCAGAGGTGGGCCGTGCCGTATGGCTGCGCTTCTCCCCGCCCCTCCCCTCCTCCGGACCGCAGCCCAGTTTCATGGCTCATCTGTCGGGCGCAGTGGTGGGCATCAGCATGGGGCTTCTGATCCTGCGGAGCTATGAGGAGTCTCTGCATAAACAGTGCTCCTGGTGGGTCCTCATCTTCTCCTTCATCACCTTCCTCCTCTTCGCCATCTTCTGGAACATTTTCGCTTACGAGCTGCTGGGGGTACAGATCCCGCCCCCTCCCTGA
- the LOC113092810 gene encoding histone H1.0-like, producing the protein MAETAAAPASKPKKTKGSKKATSHPKYSEMIKAAIAGDRSRGGASRQSIQKYVKNHYKVGDNADSQIKLALKRLVASGLLRHTKGIGASGSFKLAKAEDAKKPEKPKPAPVKAKKPAKAAAKPKKAPKPKKVAKSPAKPKKAAEKKVKKAAEKKKKSPVKAKKVVKKAKATKPAKTSKAKKVKTAKPKPKTAARRTGKKK; encoded by the coding sequence ATGGCTGAGACTGCAGCTGCTCCCGCATCCAAGCCCAAGAAGACGAAAGGCTCAAAGAAAGCGACGTCTCATCCCAAATACTCCGAGATGATCAAAGCGGCGATCGCAGGCGACAGGAGCCGCGGCGGCGCGTCGCGTCAGTCCATCCAGAAGTACGTGAAGAACCACTACAAGGTGGGAGACAACGCCGACTCCCAGATCAAACTCGCCCTGAAGCGCCTGGTGGCCAGCGGGCTTCTGCGTCACACAAAGGGCATCGGAGCCTCGGGCTCCTTCAAACTGGCCAAAGCCGAGGACGCCAAGAAGCCAGAGAAACCCAAACCAGCACCCGTGAAAGCCAAGAAGCCAGCCAAAGCCGCAGCCAAGCCCAAGAAAGCCCCCAAGCCCAAGAAAGTGGCGAAATCTCCCGCGAAACCTAAGAAAGCCGCCGAGAAGAAAGTGAAGAAGGCtgcggagaagaagaagaaatcgcCTGTCAAAGCCAAGAAAGTTGTGAAGAAGGCGAAGGCGACCAAACCTGCCAAGACGAGCAAAGCCAAGAAGGTGAAAACGGCGAAACCCAAACCCAAAACAGCAGCCAGGAGGACGGGCaaaaagaagtga